In one Brassica oleracea var. oleracea cultivar TO1000 chromosome C9, BOL, whole genome shotgun sequence genomic region, the following are encoded:
- the LOC106315504 gene encoding protein TIC 21, chloroplastic-like isoform X2 — MPSLHMPTASSSGVSAVALRPGFHHRLPARLFPSFNPLRLAPNPLISPKRRGTISSYQSPSSPLLHGFQIRGSKPSLAPFTVASSYPTSPGSISGDSEVDKAKLAQVAKRLEKTSRYFKRLGSIGFWGQLVSTLVAAVILSFSVAVTGKPTSPATFYATASGIAAAFVSVFWSFGYIRLSERLRRTAADPAKAPPRADVVKGLRSGIMVNLVGMGAAILGMQATVGFLVAKALTTSASPFYQGVSQGYSPVLALDVFLVQTCEGFCCRHRQTPCFLIS; from the exons ATGCCGTCACTGCATATGCCGACGGCGAGCTCCTCCGGCGTATCCGCCGTCGCTCTGCGGCCAGGTTTCCACCACCGCCTCCCAGCTCGCCTCTTCCCCTCGTTTAATCCCCTCCGCTTGGCTCCAAACCCGCTCATTTCGCCGAAGAGAAGAGGGACAATCTCTTCATACCAATCGCCTTCCTCTCCGCTTCTCCATGGTTTCCAAATCAGAGGATCTAAGCCTAGTCTCGCACCATTCACAGTAGCATCTTCCTATCCAACGTCTCCTGGTTCCATTTCCGGTGATAGTGAGGTCGACAAGGCAAAGCTCGCTCAG GTGGCAAAGAGATTAGAGAAGACTTCAAGGTACTTCAAGAGGCTGGGGAGTATTGGTTTCTGGGGGCAGCTTGTGTCGACCCTTGTGGCGGCTGTCATTCTATCCTTCTCCGTTGCTGTAACTGGCAAACCCACTTCACCTGCTACTTTCTACGCCACAGCAAGTGGGATCGCTGCTGCTTTTGTCTCCGTCTTCTGGTCCTTTGGCTATATTCGTCTCTCTGAGAGGCTCCGTCGAACTGCCGCTGACCCTGCCAAG GCCCCTCCTCGTGCTGATGTTGTGAAAGGGTTGAGAAGTGGGATAATGGTAAATCTTGTTGGAATGGGAGCAGCGATTCTAGGGATGCAAGCAACTGTTGGGTTTTTGGTTGCAAAGGCTTTGACAACTTCAGCAAGCCCTTTCTACCAAGGAGTCTCTCAAGGATACAGTCCCGTTCTTGCTCTTGATGTCTTCCTCGTTCAG ACTTGTGAGGGGTTTTGTTGCAGGCATCGGCAAACACCTTGCTTTCTCATTTCCTAG
- the LOC106315504 gene encoding protein TIC 21, chloroplastic-like isoform X1, which yields MPSLHMPTASSSGVSAVALRPGFHHRLPARLFPSFNPLRLAPNPLISPKRRGTISSYQSPSSPLLHGFQIRGSKPSLAPFTVASSYPTSPGSISGDSEVDKAKLAQVAKRLEKTSRYFKRLGSIGFWGQLVSTLVAAVILSFSVAVTGKPTSPATFYATASGIAAAFVSVFWSFGYIRLSERLRRTAADPAKAPPRADVVKGLRSGIMVNLVGMGAAILGMQATVGFLVAKALTTSASPFYQGVSQGYSPVLALDVFLVQASANTLLSHFLGLVCSLELLRSVTVPTSESIAVPKVA from the exons ATGCCGTCACTGCATATGCCGACGGCGAGCTCCTCCGGCGTATCCGCCGTCGCTCTGCGGCCAGGTTTCCACCACCGCCTCCCAGCTCGCCTCTTCCCCTCGTTTAATCCCCTCCGCTTGGCTCCAAACCCGCTCATTTCGCCGAAGAGAAGAGGGACAATCTCTTCATACCAATCGCCTTCCTCTCCGCTTCTCCATGGTTTCCAAATCAGAGGATCTAAGCCTAGTCTCGCACCATTCACAGTAGCATCTTCCTATCCAACGTCTCCTGGTTCCATTTCCGGTGATAGTGAGGTCGACAAGGCAAAGCTCGCTCAG GTGGCAAAGAGATTAGAGAAGACTTCAAGGTACTTCAAGAGGCTGGGGAGTATTGGTTTCTGGGGGCAGCTTGTGTCGACCCTTGTGGCGGCTGTCATTCTATCCTTCTCCGTTGCTGTAACTGGCAAACCCACTTCACCTGCTACTTTCTACGCCACAGCAAGTGGGATCGCTGCTGCTTTTGTCTCCGTCTTCTGGTCCTTTGGCTATATTCGTCTCTCTGAGAGGCTCCGTCGAACTGCCGCTGACCCTGCCAAG GCCCCTCCTCGTGCTGATGTTGTGAAAGGGTTGAGAAGTGGGATAATGGTAAATCTTGTTGGAATGGGAGCAGCGATTCTAGGGATGCAAGCAACTGTTGGGTTTTTGGTTGCAAAGGCTTTGACAACTTCAGCAAGCCCTTTCTACCAAGGAGTCTCTCAAGGATACAGTCCCGTTCTTGCTCTTGATGTCTTCCTCGTTCAG GCATCGGCAAACACCTTGCTTTCTCATTTCCTAGGCCTTGTTTGTTCGTTAGAGCTGTTGCGGTCCGTGACAGTGCCTACCTCGGAATCTATCGCAGTTCCCAAAGTTGCATGA
- the LOC106313818 gene encoding protein unc-50 homolog, whose protein sequence is MLPTTSRSRSSPSSSRANPMFLQYFRRIVKWQQMDVEYTFWQMLNLCTSPKVVYQHTKYHKQTKNQWARDDPAFIVICSLLLIVATLAYCATYDHSGSHAVVVVVSVFLTHFLITGAVIATCCWFLTNSYLREEAPNSHVVEQRVEWLYTFDVHCNSFFPMFVLLYVVHYFLSPLLITHGFIALLLSNLLFMVGASYYHYLNFLGYDVLPFLERTTFFLYPIGIVIVLSPILILSGFNPSRYFMNMYFSQRL, encoded by the exons ATGTTGCCCACAACTTCCAGATCTCGCTCTTCGCCTTCTTCATCCCGAGCCAACCCAATGTTCCTTCAGTATTTTCGCCGTATCGTCAAG TGGCAGCAAATGGATGTTGAATATACTTTCTGGCAGATGCTTAACCTTTGTACATCCCCCAAAGTTGT CTATCAACACACCAAGTATCACAAAC AAACGAAAAACCAATGGGCACGTGATGACCCTGCTTTTATTGTGATCTGTAGCCTGCTTCTTATTGTTGCAACTTTAGCCTACTGTGCCAC GTATGACCATAGTGGTTCTCATGCTGTCGTCGTGGTTGTATCAGTGTTCCTCACCCATTTCTTAATCACTGGAGCAGTTATAGCTACATGCTGTTG GTTTCTGACGAACTCTTACCTTCGCGAGGAGGCTCCTAACAGTCATGTGGTGGAACAACGTGTTGAATG GCTGTATACGTTTGATGTTCACTGCAACTCGTTCTTTCCGATGTTTGTGCTGCTCTACG TCGTTCATTATTTCTTATCACCACTCCTGATAACTCATGGGTTCATCGCTCTGCTACTTTCGAATCTGCTTTTCATGGTCGGGGCTTCGTATTACCATTATCTTAACTTCCTAGGATATGACG TGCTTCCATTTTTGGAACGAACAACATTCTTCCTCTACCCAATTGGGATCGTGATTGTCCTGTCCCCTATTT TGATCTTAAGTGGATTCAACCCCTCAAGATATTTCATGAACATGTACTTCAGCCAAAGATTATAA